Proteins encoded together in one Ipomoea triloba cultivar NCNSP0323 chromosome 4, ASM357664v1 window:
- the LOC116016198 gene encoding receptor-like protein EIX2, with protein MPCTKRKSIIFAVRFISLAIILYNFTFTQGDGAQNTAVRCLEREREALLQFKKGFFDEDGVLSSWGNKTECCKWWGVHCSNKTGHVIVLDLRCHGFPLSGKVSPSLLELQHLRYLDLSYNDFQGHNIPDFIGSFHSLKVLNLSSAMFSGKVPNQLGNLTSLQVLDLSINNLGGPIPDAFQGMKFLRRLNLSSNYFTGGIPKSLGNLSHLTSLALNFNELKEPLPDLLEKLSKCAGKSLQFLRLDGNELFGPLPDIIRTQFPFLRKLKASYNHLNGSLPSSFGSLKELELAGNKITGSFPDIKSLGIVSGLRVLDLSQNKITGILADLTPFSSMQELLLGRNQLRGVLPESIGQLSKLQSLDVSANSFEGVINEAHFLKLSNLTLLKLSFNSGLSFNFSPDWNPPFQLDVIHFTSCKLGPKFPKWLRTQSGFSELAISNTGISDTMPNWFWDLCSKVELLDLSNNKIDGELPDLSTKFGVFPEIDLSHNNFRGPIHSLPPKVKSLYLSNNSFVGSISFVCRVLKFMSIDLSDNQFSGEIPDCWHHLSRLNNLNLANNNFSGKVPPSFGYLYYLKELQLRNNNFTGELPSSLQNCTLLRILDLGRNQLIGRVPSWFGTSLVDLIIVSLRENQFYGDLPLSLCHLNDIRVLDLSQNRIAGRIPHCVSNFTFLSLTKSSYGTTVASNVYFAFQYDSYITNILIQWKYNEQEYSSQLRLLKVIDLSSNLLAGDIPEEFSSLHGLISLNLSRNHLTGNIIPKIGQMEMLESLDLSHNQLSGEIPISLGRLSFLQILDLSNNNLSGKIPTSTQMQSFNASSYAHNSGLCGDPLPKCPRNVPNKDEDEDDDDGLITQGFYISMVLGFSLSFWGFLVIFFFKGSWRDARTSETGFMS; from the coding sequence ATGCCATGCACGAAGCGCAAGAGCATTATATTTGCGGTTCGCTTCATTTCACTTGCTATTATTCTTTATAATTTCACATTCACGCAAGGAGATGGAGCCCAGAACACTGCAGTAAGGTGTttggagagggagagagaagctCTTCTACAGTTCAAGAAAGGGTTTTTTGATGAAGATGGCGTTCTGTCTTCTTGGGGAAACAAAACAGAATGCTGCAAATGGTGGGGTGTTCATTGCAGCAACAAAACCGGCCATGTAATTGTTCTTGATCTTCGCTGCCATGGCTTTCCGCTGAGCGGAAAGGTTAGTCCTTCTTTACTTGAACTGCAGCATCTGCGTTATCTTGATCTTAGTTACAATGATTTCCAGGGACATAACATCCCAGACTTCATTGGTTCCTTCCATAGTTTAAAAGTCTTGAATCTTAGTTCTGCTATGTTTTCTGGTAAAGTCCCAAATCAGCTTGGGAATCTTACCAGTCTCCAAGTTCTTGATCTGAGCATAAACAATTTAGGAGGCCCCATACCAGATGCATTTCAAGGAATGAAATTTCTCCGGAGATTGAATCTTAGTTCAAACTATTTCACCGGGGGCATTCCCAAATCTCTGGGGAATTTGAGCCATCTCACCTCTCTGGCATTAAATTTTAATGAATTGAAAGAACCTCTCCCTGATCTACTTGAAAAGTTATCAAAGTGTGCTGGAAAGTCGCTGCAGTTCTTGCGGTTAGATGGCAATGAACTCTTTGGTCCACTCCCAGATATTATTAGAACCCAATTTCCATTCTTGAGAAAGTTGAAAGCATCATATAACCACTTGAATGGTTCATTGCCGTCGAGCTTTGGAAGTCTCAAGGAATTAGAGCTGGCAGGTAACAAGATCACAGGGTCATTTCCAGACATCAAAAGTCTTGGAATTGTATCTGGTCTTAGagttcttgatttgagccaaaATAAGATAACTGGAATATTGGCGGATTTAACCCCATTCTCATCAATGCAAGAGCTTCTTCTTGGAAGAAATCAGTTGAGAGGTGTCTTACCCGAAAGCATAGGCCAGCTATCCAAGCTTCAAAGTTTGGATGTCTCAGCAAATTCATTTGAAGGAGTGATCAATGAGGCCCACTTTTTGAAGCTTTCCAACTTAACATTGCTGAAACTGTCCTTCAACTCGGGGCTATCTTTCAACTTCAGCCCTGATTGGAACCCTCCCTTTCAGCTAGATGTCATACATTTCACAAGCTGCAAATTGGGTCCAAAATTTCCAAAATGGCTACGAACTCAGAGCGGGTTCTCTGAGCTTGCTATCTCCAATACTGGCATTTCCGATACAATGCCTAACTGGTTTTGGGACCTGTGTTCCAAAGTTGAACTCTTGGACTTGTCCAACAACAAGATTGATGGTGAACTGCCTGATTTGTCAACCAAGTTTGGTGTTTTTCCAGAAATTGATCTTAGCCATAACAATTTCAGGGGTCCAATACACTCACTCCCTCCAAAAGTCAAATCCCTCTATCTCTCAAACAATAGCTTTGTTGGTTCGATTTCTTTTGTGTGCAGAGTTCTCAAATTTATGTCTATAGACCTCTCGGATAATCAATTCTCTGGAGAGATTCCCGATTGCTGGCATCACCTCTCACGTTTGAACAATCTCAATCTTGCAAACAATAATTTCTCTGGGAAAGTTCCTCCCTCTTTTGGGTATCTGTATTATCTCAAAGAATTGCAATTGAGAAACAACAACTTCACTGGAGAATTGCCATCCTCATTGCAGAACTGCACATTACTGAGAATTTTAGATTTGGGGAGAAATCAGCTGATAGGGAGAGTCCCGTCATGGTTTGGAACATCTCTAGTGGACTTGATCATTGTTAGCCTTAGAGAGAACCAGTTTTATGGAGATCTTCCTCTGAGTTTATGTCATCTTAACGACATTCGTGTCTTGGATCTTTCTCAAAACAGAATTGCAGGAAGAATTCCACATTGCGTGAGCAACTTCACATTTTTGAGTTTGACAAAGAGCTCCTATGGAACCACCGTAGCAAGTAATGTATATTTTGCCTTCCAATATGATTCCTACATAACCAACATTTTGATTCAGTGGAAATACAATGAGCAGGAATATAGTAGCCAATTGAGACTCCTGAAAGTGATTGATCTTTCAAGCAATCTCCTGGCAGGAGATATTCCCGAAGAATTTTCTAGTCTTCACGGATTAATTTCTTTGAACCTATCAAGAAACCATTTGACCGGGAATATCATACCAAAAATAGGTCAGATGGAAATGTTAGAATCTCTTGATTTGTCTCATAATCAACTCTCTGGTGAAATTCCAATAAGTTTGGGTCGTTTGAGTTTTCTTCAAATTCTTGACTTGTCCAACAACAACCTGTCTGGGAAAATTCCAACAAGCACTCAAATGCAGAGTTTCAATGCATCTTCTTATGCCCACAACAGTGGACTGTGCGGTGATCCACTGCCCAAGTGTCCTAGAAATGTTCCAAACAAAGacgaagatgaagatgatgatgatgggcTTATCACGCAGGGGTTTTACATATCAATGGTCCTGGGGTTCTCTCTTAGCTTCTGGGGATTTCTtgtcatttttttcttcaaaggCTCATGGAGAGACGCCAGGACTTCAGAGACTGGGTTTATGTCATGA
- the LOC116016197 gene encoding receptor-like protein EIX1 — protein sequence MPCKMHKSNYTALVHLISLIAIFLYTESRFTFTQGVGAQNTTVRCLEREREALLELKKGLLDEHGVLSSWGSEDHKKECCKWWGVRCSKYTGHVTVLDLHCPVDHGFPVQMPLSGKVSPSLLQLGHLGYLDLSYNDFQGDNIPDFIGSLHSLRVLNLNSAMFSGKVPNQLGNLTNLQVLDLSENDFLPISNLDFLSHLSSLKYIDLTALRFELREFVKTSVTLPISLEELKLSFCRLSDLTPFYPNSSSSNSLSVVDLSLNNLTSPSVFKWLQNFNTTLTSINLSDNPHLGGPIPETFQEMEFLQSLNLSSNNFTGGIPKSLGNLSHLTSLALNFNELKEPLPDLLEKLSKRAGKSLQLLRLDGNRLFGSLPDISTQFPFLRKLKASYNHLNGSLPSSFGSLEELDLESNEISGSFPDIRNLGIVSGLRVLDLSQNNISGTLPDLTPFPSMEELLLCLNQLRGVLPESIGQLSKLQSLDVRANSFEGVMNESHFLKLSNLKLLKLSFNSGLSFNFSPDWNPPFQLDVMHFTSCKLGPKFPKWLQTQSGFSELYISNTGISDTMPNWFWDLCSKVEYLDLSNNKIEGELPNLSTKFGVFPEIDLSHNNFRGPIHSLPPKVKSLYLSNNSFVGSISFVCKVIKFMSIDLSDNQFSGEIPDCWNHLSPLNNLNLANNNFSGKVPPSFGYLYSLKALQLRNNNFTGELPSSLQNCTLLRILDLGRNQLIGRVPSWFGTSLVDLIIVSLRENQFYGDLPLSLCHLNDIRVLDLSQNRIAGRIPHCVSNFTFLSLTKSSYGTTEASNVYFAFQYDSYITNILIQWKYNEQEYSSQLRLLKVIDLSSNLLAGDIPEEFSSLHGLISLNLSRNHLTGKIIREIGQMEMLESLDLSHNQLSGEIPISLAGLSFLQVLDFSNNNLSGKIPSSTQLQSFNASSYAHNSGLCGDPLPQCPRNVPTPKNKEEEDEDDGLIITRGFYISMALGFSLSFWGFLVTLFLKHSWRYAYYRFLNDFTDWVYVIFKVNLVRLQRKLKRREM from the coding sequence ATGCCATGCAAAATGCATAAGAGCAATTACACTGCACTTGTTCACTTGATTTCACTTATTGCTATTTTTCTTTATACTGAATCACGTTTCACTTTCACGCAAGGAGTTGGAGCCCAGAACACAACAGTAAGGTGTttggagagggagagagaagctCTTCTAGAGCTCAAGAAAGGGCTTTTGGATGAACATGGCGTTCTCTCTTCATGGGGAAGTGAGGATCACAAAAAAGAATGCTGCAAATGGTGGGGGGTTCGTTGCAGCAAATACACCGGCCATGTAACTGTTCTTGATCTTCACTGCCCTGTCGATCATGGCTTTCCGGTTCAGATGCCTCTGAGCGGAAAGGTTAGTCCTTCTTTGCTTCAATTGGGGCATTTGGGATATCTTGATCTTAGTTACAATGATTTCCAGGGAGATAACATCCCAGACTTCATTGGTTCCCTCCATAGTTTAAGAGTCTTGAATCTCAATTCTGCTATGTTTTCTGGTAAAGTCCCAAATCAGCTTGGGAATCTTACCAATCTCCAAGTTCTTGATCTGAGTGAAAATGACTTTCTTCCAATCTCAAATCTTGACTTCCTCTCTCATCTCTCTTCCCTAAAATACATTGATCTCACTGCCCTTCGTTTTGAATTGAGAGAATTTGTGAAAACAAGTGTCACCCTCCCTATCTCCCTTGAGGAACTGAAACTCTCTTTTTGCAGACTCTCTGATCTTACACCTTTCTACcctaattcttcttcttcaaactCTCTTTCAGTGGTTGACTTGTCACTTAACAATCTCACTTCCCCTTCAGTTTTCAAATGGCTGCAAAACTTCAACACAACTCTCACTAGCATTAACCTCTCAGATAACCCCCACTTAGGAGGCCCCATACCTGAAACATTTCAAGAAATGGAATTTCTCCAGAGCTTGAATCTTAGTTCAAACAATTTCACAGGGGGCATTCCCAAATCTTTGGGGAATTTGAGCCATTTGACTTCTCTGGCATTGAATTTTAATGAATTGAAAGAACCCCTTCCTGATTTACTTGAAAAGTTATCAAAGCGGGCTGGGAAATCGCTGCAGTTGTTGCGGTTAGATGGCAATAGACTCTTTGGTTCACTCCCGGATATTAGTACCCAATTTCCATTCTTGAGAAAGTTGAAAGCATCATATAATCACTTGAATGGTTCATTGCCGTCGAGCTTTGGAAGTCTTGAGGAACTAGACCTGGAAAGTAACGAGATCTCGGGCTCATTTCCAGACATCAGAAATCTTGGGATTGTATCCGGTCTTAGagttcttgatttgagccaaaATAACATATCAGGAACACTGCCAGATTTAACACCATTCCCATCAATGGAAGAGCTTCTTCTTTGTTTAAATCAGTTGAGAGGTGTCTTACCTGAAAGCATAGGCCAACTATCCAAGCTTCAAAGTTTGGATGTTAGAGCAAATTCATTTGAAGGGGTGATGAATGAATCCCACTTTTTGAAGCTTTCCAACTTAAAACTGTTGAAACTGTCCTTCAATTCAGGGCTATCTTTCAACTTCAGCCCTGATTGGAACCCTCCCTTTCAGCTAGATGTCATGCATTTCACAAGCTGCAAATTGGGTCCAAAATTCCCAAAATGGCTGCAAACTCAGAGTGGATTCTCTGAGCTTTATATCTCCAATACTGGCATTTCTGATACAATGCCAAACTGGTTTTGGGACCTGTGTTCCAAAGTTGAATACTTGGACTTGTCCAACAACAAGATTGAAGGTGAACTGCCTAATTTGTCAACCAAGTTTGGTGTTTTTCCAGAAATTGATCTTAGCCATAACAATTTCAGGGGTCCAATACACTCACTCCCTCCAAAAGTCAAATCCCTCTATCTCTCAAACAATAGTTTTGTGGGTTCAATTTCTTTTGTCTGCAAAGTTATCAAATTTATGTCTATAGACCTCTCAGACAATCAATTCTCTGGAGAGATTCCTGATTGCTGGAATCACCTCTCACCTCTAAACAATCTCAATCTTGCAAACAATAACTTCTCTGGGAAAGTCCCTCCCTCTTTTGGGTATCTCTATTCTCTCAAAGCATTGCAATTGAGAAACAACAACTTCACTGGAGAATTGCCATCCTCATTGCAGAACTGCACATTACTGAGAATTTTAGATTTGGGGAGAAATCAGCTGATAGGGAGAGTCCCGTCATGGTTTGGAACATCACTAGTGGACTTGATCATTGTTAGCCTTAGAGAGAACCAGTTTTATGGAGATCTTCCTCTGAGTTTATGTCATCTTAACGACATTCGTGTCTTGGATCTTTCTCAAAACAGAATTGCAGGAAGAATTCCACATTGCGTGAGCAACTTCACATTTTTGAGTTTGACAAAGAGCTCCTATGGAACCACCGAAGCAAGTAATGTATATTTTGCCTTCCAATATGATTCCTACATAACCAACATTTTGATTCAGTGGAAATACAATGAGCAGGAATATAGTAGCCAATTGAGACTCCTGAAAGTGATTGATCTTTCAAGCAATCTACTGGCAGGAGATATTCCCGAAGAATTTTCTAGTCTTCACGGATTGATTTCCTTGAACCTGTCAAGAAACCATTTGACTGGGAAAATCATCCGGGAAATAGGCCAGATGGAAATGTTGGAATCTCTCGATTTGTCTCATAATCAACTCTCCGGAGAAATTCCAATAAGCCTGGCTGGTTTAAGTTTTCTTCAAGTTCTTGACTTTTCCAACAACAACTTGTCTGGGAAAATTCCATCAAGCACTCAATTGCAGAGTTTCAATGCATCTTCTTATGCCCACAACAGTGGATTGTGCGGTGATCCACTCCCCCAGTGCCCTAGAAATGTTCCAACAcccaaaaacaaagaagaagaagatgaagatgatgggCTTATTATAACCCGGGGGTTTTATATATCAATGGCCCTGGGATTCTCTCTTAGCTTCTGGGGATTTCTTGTCACTTTGTTCCTCAAACACTCATGGAGATACGCGTATTACAGGTTCTTAAATGACTTCACAGACTGGGTTTATGTGATTTTCAAAGTTAATTTGGTTAGACTGCAGAGGAAGCTTAAGCGCCGTGAAATGTGA